One Streptomyces sp. NBC_01237 genomic region harbors:
- a CDS encoding F0F1 ATP synthase subunit delta gives MNGASREALAAARERLDALTDNTSVDAAKLAEDLAAVTALLDREVSLRRVLTDPAQSGESKAELAGRLLSGQVGGEAVDLISGMVRSRWSQSRELVDSVEELANTADLTAAQRSGALDDVEDELFRFGRIVGSDTGLRSALTSRTATTAAKSELLRSLLGGKAQPVTERIVTRLVTQPRGRSLEAGLDSLSRLAAERRDRMVAVVTSAVPLSDRQKQRLGAALATIYGRQMHLNLDVDPAVLGGISVRVGDEVINGTIADRLDEATRRMAG, from the coding sequence ATGAACGGCGCGAGCCGCGAGGCACTGGCAGCCGCACGTGAGCGTCTCGACGCGCTGACCGACAACACGTCGGTCGACGCGGCGAAGCTCGCCGAGGACCTGGCAGCCGTCACCGCGCTGCTCGACCGCGAGGTTTCCCTGCGGCGGGTCCTCACCGACCCGGCGCAGAGCGGCGAGAGCAAGGCCGAGCTGGCCGGACGACTGCTGAGCGGTCAGGTGGGCGGCGAAGCCGTGGACCTGATCTCCGGCATGGTCCGCTCCCGCTGGTCGCAGTCCCGCGAACTGGTGGACTCGGTCGAGGAGCTGGCGAACACCGCAGACCTCACCGCGGCCCAGCGCAGCGGCGCACTCGACGACGTCGAGGACGAGCTGTTCCGGTTCGGCCGGATCGTCGGCTCCGACACGGGCCTGCGTTCCGCGCTCACCAGCCGTACGGCCACCACCGCCGCCAAGAGCGAGCTGCTGCGCAGCCTGCTCGGTGGCAAGGCACAGCCGGTGACCGAGCGCATCGTCACGCGCCTCGTGACCCAGCCCCGGGGACGTAGCCTGGAGGCGGGACTCGACTCCCTGTCCAGGCTCGCCGCGGAGCGACGGGACCGCATGGTCGCCGTGGTCACCTCGGCGGTACCGCTGAGCGACCGGCAGAAGCAGCGCCTCGGCGCCGCACTCGCCACGATCTACGGTCGGCAGATGCACCTGAACCTGGACGTGGACCCCGCGGTCCTCGGCGGGATCTCGGTGCGCGTCGGTGACGAGGTCATCAACGGCACCATCGCGGACCGCCTCGACGAGGCGACCCGTCGCATGGCCGGCTGA